The region tcTGGGGGGGAACAGTCCTCTGGCAGTTTTGGGATACCATCCAGCATTTTCAGATTTGGCAAACTGGAGAACACACTTAAAGAGAGacaaaagagaaatagaaattgAGATAAATAAACTTGGGAAACGTTGAGAACAAAATAGACGCTGATAAAAAACAAGTAGTGGATTCAAACATATCCAAAATAGATTTGTATCGTTGGAAGTCTTGATTTGCCATTTGTTGCAGAATTTTTCTGATAAAGAGCTAATTAAAAACTTTCAGGTTTCACTCTGTTGCACAAGTTTTATATCCTAGACTCAGTAAAGCACTACAAGTCTCTACATTATTAATAGAATAGAACCAAACCTGTTGCATAATGCAAAAGAGAGGACACAGTGTTAGCCTAGACTGAATTTCCTAGACCGCTGAAAAGCAAAGATTCAGACTGCAAGAAGTGCAACTCAAGCTTTTACCCTTCTGTGACACAGAAACCAGGCTCTCTGCAAAGCTTTCTGcacttctgtttcttccaaagaaaagaGGTCCCTGTTTTGTGGGCACGAAGCCAAACCAAAATGAATGGCTCTACCTCCTAATATAGCGTTCCTTTTAAACAGCACTTCAGTATCTCTAACCTCGGTCATGCagactgctgttttcttcttcagaagagTTTGATGGAGCCGTAGCCCCCCCGTAAGCATCACACAGGGTGTTAACACACACGCTGTGGTACTTGCTCCTGTGCCTTTTGAGGTGAGCATGGACTCCAGAGCTCAAGCTCGGCATGTAACTCAGGGCTTTATCTATGCTTGAAAACGATTCATTCTGTCTTCCAACGCCAGCAGTGCAAGTAATACCAGAGTTATCTATATGTAATTGCCTTAAGAACTGGTAGGATTGGGAGCAGAAACAGAATTAGTAATTGTTAAAAAGTGcttctcagcttttcttctcctgaacCTTTTgatatgtaaataaaatgtgcaatccattattttaaatttactttttaatttccactTTGATATCTGCCTGTCTACCTTTAGAAAGCACAAGCATCACCATCACACTGTCAAAGGGCTGAAGGAAAAAGCCTATTGGAAACTTAGAAAGGTTTTCATCAAACACTTCCTTTcaaacttctcttttttcccccctcccaggAAGAGATGACACATGCTGTGAGGTTTATCTCAAAAACATCAACAATGCCTTCTCTGGGTGGCTGATGCGACTCTGTGTTTGTAGTGGGGAAAAACACACAACCACACAGGCTTCTGAAGAGCTCAGAAGCAACACGCTTCGTTCCCCTTTCTGACCTGTGTGCAATTTTTTCCCTGGCAGCAGGGTTTTGGAGTCAAAGCTACTGGGGAGGAACGGAATAGGGGTGTGAGCATCAAAATGTGCATGAGACTTATGATAAATTACCATCCCCTGAATTCTCTACCTCGgatttgaattttcatttccaatGTCCGAGGCAGCTCTCTTAAATCTACACTACGATGCACTGCCTGCAGCATATACCTACACTGAGTGGGGTGTTCAAGGCAGCGTAACTTCCACAGTGCTGccacagagagaggagagaatcctgaaaaatcaaATGAAGGTTTCTCTTGCTTTAGCTCCCATCTTTCAACACATCCTTCTGATCCCATCTCTGACATGTAATGTAATTTAGACTCCTTTCAGAATACACGAGGGATGCAATGAGACTGAGGAGAGTTTGAGTAATAGGTAGTTTCTATTAATAAAAGGGAATCTAATTTATCTGCTCTAGTCACTGTCTCTAAACTTGTTCAGGCTTAGTTCAGTTCAGGAATGCTAGTCATGTGATTACAAAGCCTCCCAGGTAGTTTCTGAACATTTTGTGGCTATTCTCAGATACTGGCTCCTCAGCCCATGTTCCTGGAGCATTTATGATAGTTGAGACTATGGGAAAATAGAAAGATTGCTCAGGAGAGCTTGTTGTATTTGAGATCCTATTCCTTTTGTACTCTCTCACAATAAATTCTTTGTATTGTTCAACTTTTGTTGGCTATGAGATAGTAAGACTTACAGTTGCCTGTATCTTTCTTGAAATTCACAGGGATTCCTCTTGAGTATAAGGGATTCAAGTGGAGTACGCCTGAAGTCTGATATTCCACTTAGTGTCATAATGTTATTTTCAGCAAGTGATAAGTGTTGAATCTGAGGTATCTTTGGCAGCTGTTTGAAGGATGTAAAGTGGTTTTTATTGACATTTAGTTCTCTGCATCTGTAAAGTATAAAGCATAAGACATCACTGATCACATCTAATATTATATACCTGTAAGCTAACACAGGGATGGCTCTTCATGTAGTCAGTCATGGCAGCTTCGGGATTCCAATGAGGGTTACAAGAAATTGATTCCTCGAGACCTGCTTTCACGCTAATTTTACATTTGTGTTCCGTTTGCCTAGCCATAGATGGCAAGATCCGATCCCTACATTTTACAGTCTCAGTTTTCTTTATCCTTTACAAAGGGTACatcatttttcttgttcttaatATTACAGCTTTCCATGTTCCTAGACATACAACAACATAGTAGCAATAGatggactgtaaaaatatagtTGTCATGGTCACACCTGGTCTTTCTGCTTGGGTTATGTCCTGCCATCTCTTCATATACACTCCTTCAGTTTTCAACAACTTTCCCTTTTAGCAAAAATATCACTGAATTTGATGACACTTATGAATTATCTGGCAGGAATAAAGAAGACATCACCTGGCCTCTTTACTGAGTATTTCCAACTTGGGAAAGACACGAACTCAGAAAAGCAATATACTGATGGATTCTCAATATATACCCccaaaaatatcacattttgACAGTTCTCAAGAGGCTGCTCCAGCTATTAGTTAGGTAAATAATAGTTTTGATTTCTATGATATTGCATAAAAGTAGAAGCAGGACATTTTGTCTACCTTGGCAACCTTATGGCACTTAGGTCTGCCAAAGAATTGTCCACCAACCAAAGTTTTTCCACCCGAATTAATCTTTGGAGAATCCTTTTGAAGTTTTCCACCTGGTAAAGATCACCCAGGTCCTGATATGAAAGGTTCAGCTcctgggaagggaaaaataagagaaatcACTTACATTTCTATTAAATATATAACTCAATCTTTCCATTGTCAGAATTAGTTTAAAGGTGAAGCTGGTTTATTATGCTGCTCTAATACCAGCTTGTGGTGCCAATTGCCAAATTCACCTTAGAATCATGGCGATGCACTGCATAATTCCTTgaaggtaaagaagaaggaaatgaTCTCTTAAGCATGTGAATCTTACTGACCAGCCCCTCCTTCCTCTTGAGTGGgcatgcctctgtgtgtgtgctctGGGTGGAGGAAGCAGGACTAAGTGATTGTGGCTTATTGGTTTGGCCTCTACATTCATCTGGAAAATAAGTGCTGTGCAGTAGCCAGCTGTCAACATTCCCCCATGTTCCTGCCTGGGGAGAGGCATGATCCAGAGCACGGGATCTCAGTGTTAGATGAAGCTACTACCTGATCTTAGGGAGGTTGTATCTTACTGCTGATCAGAACTGGCAGTAACACAGTACCTCCGGCCAAAAGAACTGCGCAGGCTGGTATGAGGAGAGAGTGAAAGAGCTGAAATTATACTCCATTCTCTAACCATTCATTTACCATCAGGCACTAAGCAGGTAAAGAAAGTCACTAGTTCTTATATGCCCAAGCACAAATGAAGCCCTGTCACAACACAGGAGTTTACTCTTTGCACAGGGTCAGGTCCCAAATTACGACATATTCCAGTGTTTCCTCCAGCCTGTAAAAACCTTCTGCTTTACAACGTCATGGTGCCAACCTGAGATTTAAAACTGCTAACTGCAAGGAGCAACTGGCACATTATTATTTGGCTTATTTACTGCTACAGTGCAAAGAGTTAATGAGAAAGTTTTACAGCACAGTTTTCCCAGTTCTCTTGCAGTTTCTTTTGCCACTTCTCTGTGTCAgttacttgttttctttttttcaaaatatgcgCTTCTCCTCTGAAAAATAGCTCTTCTTCTGAGGGACCtggtcagaaaaaaagatttacagTGGTGGAGGCAATATGGAACCGGCACATATTTACTTGCTGaaagattatatatatatggcTGGGAAGGTATCTGAAGTGAAGAAATATGTATCATATTATAGGTGCATAGGTTTCCAGGCTTCTAAGATGTAAATTaatgtgaagatttttttaccatttctgGGCTCATAATTCAGCAAGGGATCTAAGGTCACGATGATTTGGTACATGGTTCATAAACGACATTGCTTCTACAGCTCAGAATAAAAGCTTTTCCTCATTGGTTGAGCATAAGCATCTGACTTCTAAAATATTGTTTCTATATAGTCTTTCACATGTTATGAGGTAATACAGTGGTTAGGGGCTTATCTTTTAATTGTTCTGAGCAATGTTTGTAACTTGTAGTTATGGATATGTTTGTAACTTGCAGTCCACTGACAACAGCTGCAACTGGGATTAATAGCCATACTCAAAACCTCATTTGTATTAAGAACGACACATGCTGAGGACTTAAAGTCAATGGGTCTACTGAAATCCTTAAATCTATGCAAATCTTCAGATCCCTAACTAAAGCAAGGTCAGTGTGGAATTTTTCCACTCTTTGGTCCCAAACATGCAAACACTGGATTTTAAAATCCACATTTCATTCCTCATTCTTGAGTGTGTCTATAGACTGTAATTGCGCCAATTcagtcttaaaataaaatatatgtgccACTGCATGCAAGACTGGATTTCACTCTCATCTTCTTGTTTGGCATATTGCTATTGCATTCTgaacagtttttaaatgttaatgaaCTTTTGAGAGAAGTAATCGACACCACAGTAATACTAAAAATATTCAAACTACAGTTCTGgcttttgtttcccattttcaaaatgacaaaaggtattttcctagagattaaaaaaagtgaATATGTACAATATGGGATGAAATCCTGCCCCTCTTCAAAACTATGGCAAACTCCATGATTTAAGCTCATAACGTTTAAGGACATACTGTGTGAGTAAATAGAAATAAGCCTTGAATGTGAATATGCCTTTTTGATCTTTACCTTCTCTCACTCGGGGACAGTGAAGCTGATTTCCCCGAACATCATGTTCTTCTATGTCACACCAGCCGAAATACTTGAAGGAATCAGAaggaagcttaaaaaaaaaacaaaaacaaaataaaaacataaaggcATCAGTTGAAGTTTTCCGATTTCTGGCACTGTGTATTCTCGTATTTCTGGCCTTATTACAGTAGAAATACTATTCGTACATGTTTACAATGTCTTCTCCTTAAGACAGTCTGGTAAATAGCAAAATGATGCATGGAATTGAGGATATAATGGCATGCGCTTGCATATGCTTACGCGTGTAAACACACTTCTGGACAAGCTTGCATACAATATATCCCGAATGCAATTGAGGCACTGAATCTAAACACAGACAATCTGCTGCAGTTGAGAACATGAGCTTTCTGcccattttgcttttccattaaaaCATGTTCTGTAATTTCCAGGGCATCAGTCTCCCAGGAGGGAGCAAGGAACAAAATCTCTGACTCTGCCCGTAGCGTACGGAGTATGTGTGATTTGTGCCGTGCCCAACAGACACCGCACCATGATTGCCTACAGCGGGGGAACCCCTCAGTGCAATGCGGCTTGGTGATTTGCTCAGAAT is a window of Phalacrocorax aristotelis chromosome 7, bGulAri2.1, whole genome shotgun sequence DNA encoding:
- the LOC142059648 gene encoding uncharacterized protein LOC142059648, translated to MQQQDMSESSSGLTTSNQKFCKSYSSCCSILSDTHTILPALFQNRGFIRQNCDSGLPSPLPSDSFKYFGWCDIEEHDVRGNQLHCPRVREGPSEEELFFRGEAHILKKRKQVTDTEKWQKKLQENWENCAELNLSYQDLGDLYQVENFKRILQRLIRVEKLWLVDNSLADLSAIRLPRCRELNVNKNHFTSFKQLPKIPQIQHLSLAENNIMTLSGISDFRRTPLESLILKRNPCEFQERYRQLVFSSLPNLKMLDGIPKLPEDCSPPDSRFFFKMCTIL